In Pirellulaceae bacterium, a single genomic region encodes these proteins:
- a CDS encoding DUF1501 domain-containing protein, protein MMPDSTPIGFTRRESLRRMGTGLGLIGLAGILADDGTLASEIKSVPASPLAPRNPHFPARAKHVIHLFMNGGPSQVDTFDPKPALEKHNGKRPPSADLKTERKTGGLLMSPFKFQKYGDSGIEVSDIFPNVGSCIDDICVIRSMHTNIPNHEPSLLMMNSGETQPTRPAMGSWLLYGLGTENQNLPGFVVLCPGKPVVGPQLWSNSFLPGIFQGTHINNAKMDPAKVIPHINNALLSRSSQREQLDLLKRMNELHLEQRGGRDNPLEARIESLEMAFRMQTEAQQVFDLKRETKTTLDAYGPGQFANACLTARRLVESGVRMVQVYYGNGQPWDDHGNIKAHADKAKNVDQPIAALINDLKDRDLLKDTLIVWGGEFGRTPVAENGNGRDHNHHGFTVWLAGGGVKGGMTYGATDEFGFAAVDQKVHVHDLHATILHLMGLDHEKLTFRYSGRDFRLTDVHGRVVHDLFA, encoded by the coding sequence ATGATGCCAGATTCAACACCCATTGGTTTCACCCGACGCGAGTCGTTACGGCGCATGGGAACCGGCTTGGGCCTGATCGGACTGGCCGGTATTCTTGCTGACGATGGAACCTTGGCGAGCGAAATCAAGTCGGTCCCGGCGAGTCCACTCGCCCCTAGGAATCCGCACTTTCCCGCCAGAGCCAAACATGTGATTCACTTGTTCATGAACGGTGGACCTTCTCAAGTCGACACGTTTGACCCCAAGCCTGCACTCGAAAAACACAACGGTAAGCGGCCCCCCTCAGCTGATCTCAAAACCGAACGCAAAACGGGGGGACTGTTGATGTCGCCCTTCAAGTTCCAGAAATATGGTGATTCCGGAATCGAGGTCAGCGACATCTTCCCAAATGTTGGATCGTGCATCGATGACATTTGCGTCATCCGTTCCATGCATACCAACATCCCCAATCATGAACCTTCGTTGCTGATGATGAACAGCGGGGAAACCCAGCCAACGCGGCCAGCAATGGGATCCTGGTTACTGTACGGCCTTGGCACGGAAAATCAGAACTTGCCTGGCTTCGTTGTCTTATGCCCCGGCAAACCGGTCGTCGGCCCGCAACTTTGGAGCAACAGTTTCCTACCAGGAATTTTCCAAGGAACGCACATCAACAATGCCAAAATGGATCCTGCCAAGGTCATACCGCACATCAACAATGCATTGCTCTCACGTTCCTCTCAGCGTGAACAGCTTGATTTATTAAAACGGATGAATGAGCTGCATCTGGAACAACGGGGAGGACGCGACAATCCATTAGAAGCACGCATTGAATCACTCGAAATGGCCTTCCGCATGCAAACGGAGGCCCAACAGGTGTTCGACCTGAAGCGAGAAACAAAGACGACTCTTGATGCCTATGGACCAGGCCAATTTGCTAACGCTTGCCTGACAGCTCGGCGGCTGGTCGAAAGTGGTGTAAGAATGGTGCAAGTCTACTACGGCAATGGACAGCCGTGGGACGATCACGGAAATATCAAAGCACATGCCGACAAGGCAAAGAACGTCGATCAACCGATTGCCGCGCTCATCAACGATCTCAAAGATCGCGATCTATTGAAAGACACTTTGATTGTCTGGGGTGGTGAATTCGGCAGGACCCCCGTTGCCGAAAATGGTAATGGTCGCGATCACAATCACCATGGATTTACCGTTTGGCTGGCGGGCGGCGGTGTGAAAGGCGGAATGACCTACGGTGCGACCGACGAGTTCGGCTTTGCAGCCGTCGATCAAAAAGTCCACGTGCATGATCTGCATGCGACGATCTTGCATTTAATGGGACTTGACCATGAAAAGCTCACTTTTCGTTACAGCGGTCGAGATTTTCG